In Acipenser ruthenus chromosome 15, fAciRut3.2 maternal haplotype, whole genome shotgun sequence, a genomic segment contains:
- the LOC131697589 gene encoding ubiquitin thioesterase OTUB2-like isoform X1: MKVWVGRVWKAKCRKPEESAYMLRSIMKSVRCVCFRKDISKRYAFIRRIRGDGNCFYRALSYGHLESLLGNKREMEKFKEAVIQSKAELLSAGFDEDIFRNLLSTFVSVIEQTEDQASSLLSNFNDPTTSDIIVHYLRLLASSYLQNRAEFFQHFVEAPNLRDFCVQDVETMGLECDHVQILALSQALGINIQIECMEGADCDLNHHIIPDGSTPSLHLLYKTAHYDILYKGSVCRQSQEGAYR, translated from the exons ATGAAGGTGTGGGTCGGAAGGGTTTGGAAAGCTAAATGCAGGAAACCTGAGGAGTCTGCATATATGTTGAGATCTATCATGAAATCGGTTCGATGTGTCTGTTTTCGGAAGGATATTAGTAAAAGATATGCCTTCATACGAAGAATCCGAGGAGATGGGAACTGTTTTTATCGGGCACTCAGCTATGGACATCTGGAATCTCTACTTGGAAACaaaagagagatggagaa GTTCAAAGAAGCTGTGATACAGAGCAAGGCAGAGCTCTTGTCTGCAGGGTTTGATGAGGACATATTCAGAAATCTGTTGAGCACT tttgtcAGTGTGATTGAGCAGACAGAAGACCAGGCATCCAGCCTGCTTTCAAACTTCAATGATCCAACTACCTCTGACATCATTGTGCACTATCTTCGACTTCTAGCCTCATCATATCTACAGAACCGAGCAGAATTCTTCCAGCACTTTGTTGAAGCACCTAATCTGAGAGATTTCTGTGTTCAG GATGTGGAGACTATGGGACTGGAATGCGATCATGTTCAGATTCTTGCTCTTTCTCAGGCCCTTGGTATAAATATTCAAATTGAATGCATGGAAGGAGCAGACTGCGATCTTAACCATCACATTATACCTGACGGATCAACACCCTCCCTTCACCTACTGTACAAAACAGCACACTATGATATACTTTACAAGGGTTCAGTTTGTCGACAGTCCCAAGAAGGAGCTTATAGGTAA
- the LOC117421845 gene encoding coiled-coil domain-containing protein 42 homolog codes for METLTFPHIKTDTRYMLNLENRRKNIFVTQLEEPRDVDEENINHIPVIKEAANRILETGVNTLQRTLVVRKEVEVDEVNKQLEAKRQEFSDRMKALEQRRAEFEQKQQASKVRAQKFDKFLRDNDAKRRRALKKCQLEVKENQQKEKEIQSLMQQLEKLLARKHSLQKRVSNNKIYEDYLLKIIDQLPENYLEYGADSLVMPIIRRHETLSITNESLIHRISSLSDELESSQHRLETLQQEHDTANLMANGKLSELQMEWDRAKERSKQLEMKLNLNQGLVRNQSEKFGSLLMAITNLADQCYLRHYGPLEEINILTKLDMIKEFILEKADVQRKATCQTESTSAIASTTDLPGNKERGARLQRTKSKTHLRSCK; via the exons ATGGAAACCCTGACTTTTCCCCATATAAAAACAGACACCCGGTACATGCTGAACTTGGAAAATAGACgcaaaaacatttttgtaactCAGTTAGAAGAACCCAG AGATGTAGATGAGGAAAATATCAACCATATCCCGGTCATCAAAGAG GCTGCCAACAGGATCTTAGAGACTGGGGTGAACACCCTTCAGAGAACGCTGGTGGTCAGAAAGGAGGTGGAAGTGGACGAGGTTAACAAACAGCTTGAAGCTAAGCGGCAGGAGTTCAGCGATCGCATGAAGGCACTGGAACAGAGGAGAGCAGAGTTTGAGCAGAAACAGCAAGCT AGCAAAGTAAGGGCTCAAAAGTTTGACAAGTTCCTCAGAGACAATGATGCCAAGCGCAGGAGAGCcctcaagaaatgccagttagaAGTGAAGGAGAACCAACAGAAGGAGAAGGAGATACAGAGCCTGATGCAGCAGCTGGAGAAGCTCCTAGCCAG GAAGCACAGTTTACAGAAGAGGGTGTCGAATAATAAAATTTATGAGGATTACTTACTCAAGATTATTGACCAGCTGCCCGAGA ACTACCTGGAGTATGGGGCAGACTCCCTGGTTATGCCTATAATCAGGAGGCACGAGACCCTCTCGATCACCAATGAGTCTCTGATTCACCGGATCAGCAGCCTGTCGGATGAGCTGGAGAGCAGCCAGCACCGGCTTGAGACTCTGCAACAGGAGCATGATACAGCCAATCTG ATGGCTAACGGTAAGCTTTCTGAACTTCAAATGGAATGGGACAGGGCAAAGGAGAGATCCAAACAGCTGGAAATGAAGCTGAACCTGAACCAAGGACTTGTCAGAAACCAG AGCGAAAAATTTGGCAGCCTGCTCATGGCTATTACTAACCTGGCAGATCAGTGCTACTTACGACACTATGGGCCACTGGAGGAGATTAACATATTGACAAAGCTAGACATGATCAAG gaATTCATTTTAGAAAAGGCAGATGTTCAGAGAAAGGCAACCTGTCAGACCGAGTCTACCTCAGCAATAGCCAGCACTACAGACCTGCCTGGAAATAAGGAAAGAGGAGCCAGACTGCAGAGGACTAAGAGCAAAACACACCTGAGGAGCTGCAAATGA
- the LOC117422621 gene encoding ATP-dependent RNA helicase DDX24-like, with protein MRQFCSICACGYWYSRENNDVNEVGVNTLLGKMKIKKSKQKTFRSPAKSKRGIQVKGTWTPVEMDPSLFSEEDMGGLVCFEELTDYSLVSSNAMEKVTKKRKADDGEDSDNQVNEDNNGESQQTAKKKKKKNVKKKKQLAESTDDTTFDSNDSEQDSKVLNDTQEESLGEPVDSGEEDIVEPEKVTKKKKKRNKKLKKATTNPQVAQQPKTKKKVENWTNAGPFRSSGQDCDVSAWKDLFVPEPVLKALGSLGFNAPTPIQALALPPAIRDKMDILGAAETGSGKTLSFGIPMIHMILEWRKARDARSKEALDSQDNPTEETGEDGQVIPSGLKEPSDQPDVAVLTQEEDVQGEEDSEMDEDSQQTGCVKVIENVEFDFETTETTDKSAKTKDLFEKNPLLGLVLTPTRELAVQVKHHIDAVAKFTGIKTAIVVGGMALQKQGRVLNRRPEIVIATPGRLWELIRERHPHLSNLKRLRCLVIDEADRMVEKGHFAELSQLLEMLNDTEFNPKRQNFVFSATLTMIHEAPTRILQKKKGKKIDKESKLETLMEKVGIKSKPKIIDLTRKEATVESLTETRIHCDADEKDFYLYYFLLQYPGRTMVFANSIDCIKRLNALLTILDCTPLPLHANMHQKQRLKNLERFAERETCVLLTTDVAARGLDIPDVQHVIHYQVPRTSETYVHRSGRTARATKEGLSLLLIGPDDVMNFRKIYRTLGKDEELPLFPIQTKCMAAIKERVKVARKIEKIEYHSGRAKQHNSWFQKAAEALEIDLDDDVLIGGGQDEYEDRQKQMMMKGMKMHLKHLLSQPVFKNTMKTKYPTQMGKLILPEQPAREETALITVTNQKKKEKKQHK; from the exons ATGCGTCAGTTCTGCTCAATTTGCGCATGCGGATATTGGTACAGTCGGGAAAATAACGACGTGAACGAAGTTGGAGTTAATACTTTATTAG gtaaaatgaagataaAGAAATCAAAGCAAAAAACCTTTCGGTCCCCTGCCAAATCCAAGCGGGGGATCCAGGTGAAGGGAACCTGGACGCCAGTGGAGATGGACCCCAGTCTTTTCTCGGAGGAGGACATGGGAGGATTAGTCTGCTTTGAAGAGCTCACAGACTACAGCCTGGTCAGTTCTAACGCTATGGAAAAGGTGACAAAGAAGAGAAAAGCTGACGATGGAGAGGATTCAGACAATCAAGTGAATGAAGACAACAACGGGGAATCACAGCAGACggctaagaagaaaaaaaagaagaacgtgaaaaagaaaaagcaactggCAGAGTCTACAGATGATACCACTTTTGATAGCAATGACAGTGAGCAAGACAGCAAGGTCCTCAATGACACTCAAGAAGAGTCCCTAGGTGAACCAGTGGACAGTGGAGAAGAGGATATTGTGGAACCCGAAAAGGtgaccaaaaagaaaaagaaaaggaataaaAAGCTGAAGAAAGCAACAACCAATCCCCAGGTTGCTCAGCAGCCAAAAACCAAGAAGAAGGTGGAAAACTGGACGAATGCAGGTCCCTTTAGGTCATCTGGTCAGGACTGTGATGTCTCGGCATGGAAGGATCTGTTTGTTCCAGAGCCTGTCCTTAAGGCGTTGGGCTCTCTAGGTTTTAACGCACCTACACCTATTCAAGCCCTGGCCTTGCCCCCTGCAATCAGAGACAAGATGGACATTTTAGGGGCTGCTGAAACAG GAAGCGGGAAGACTCTGTCTTTTGGCATTCCGATGATCCACATGATTCTGGAGTGGCGGAAAGCTCGGGATGCTCGGAGCAAAGAGGCACTTGACAGCCAGGATAATCCCACCGAAGAGACTGGTGAAGATGGCCAAGTCATACCATCAGGGCTGAAGGAACCCTCTGATCAGCCTGACGTTGCAGTTTTGACACAGGAAGAGGATGTGCAGGGGGAGGAAGACAGTGAGATGGACGAGGACTCCCAGCAGACCGGATGTGTCAAAGTGATCGAAAACGTGGAGTTTGATTTTGAAACAACTGAAACTACTGACAAGAGTGCCAAGACCAAAGATTTGTTTGAAAAGAACCCATTACTGGGGCTTGTCCTGACCCCAACCAGAGAACTGGCTGTCCAGGTTAAACATCACATAGATGCTGTTGCAAAGTTTACAG GTATCAAGACTGCCATTGTGGTGGGGGGAATGGCTCTTCAGAAGCAAGGGAGAGTGTTAAATCGCAGGCCAGAGATAGTGATCGCAACACCCGGACGCCTCTGGGAGCTAATTAGGGAAAGACATCCGCACCTCTCAAATCTCAAACGGCTCAG ATGTCTTGTGATCGATGAAGCGGACCGGATGGTTGAGAAGGGACACTTTGCAGAACTGTCCCAGCTCTTGGAGATGTTAAATGACACCGAATTCAACCCCAAGAGGCAGAACTTTGTGTTCTCTGCCACGCTGACCATGATTCACGAGGCCCCGACGAGGATATTGCAGAAAAAGAAGGGGAAGAAGATAGACAAGGAGAGCAAACTGGAGACACTGATGGAGAAAGTGGGGATCAAATCCAAGCCCAAGATTATCGACCTGACCAGGAAGGAAGCCACAGTGGAGAGCCTAACAGAGACACGCATCCACTGCGACGCGGACGAGAAGGACTTCTACCTCTACTACTTCCTGCTGCAGTATCCCGGGCGAACCATGGTCTTCGCCAACAGCATTGACTGCATCAAGCGCCTCAACGCGCTGCTCACCATTCTGGACTGCACCCCGCTCCCACTACACGCTAACATGCACCAGAAGCAAAGACTGAAGAACCTGGAGAGATTTGCCGAAAGAGAGAC TTGTGTTCTGCTCACAACAGATGTGGCTGCTCGTGGACTTGACATTCCAGATGTGCAACATGTTATCCATTACCAG GTCCCTAGGACATCCGAGACTTACGTGCACAGAAGTGGCAGAACAGCCCGGGCCACAAAGGAAGGTCTCAGTTTGCTCTTGATTGGACCTGATGATGTGATGAATTTTAGGAAAATATACAGGACATTGGGAAAAGATGAAGAGCTGCCTCTCTTTCCAATACAGACAAAATGTATGGCAGCGATAAAG GAACGTGTGAAGGTGGCAAGAAAAATTGAGAAAATTGAGTATCACAGCGGCCGAGCAAAGCAACACAATTCCTGGTTTCAGAAAGCTGCCGAAGCACTAGAAATAGACCTGGATGATGATGTTTTAATAG GGGGAGGCCAGGATGAATACGAGGACAGGCAAAAGCAGATGATGATGAAAGGCATGAAGATGCATTTGAAACACTTGCTTTCACAGCCTGTTTTCAAAAACACCATGAAAACCAAATACCCGACGCAAATGGGCAAGCTGATCCTGCCTGAGCAGCCAGCAAGGGAAGAAACTGCACTGATTACTGTTACCAACCAGAAAAAGAAGGAAAAGAAGCAGCACAAATAA
- the LOC131697589 gene encoding ubiquitin thioesterase OTUB2-like isoform X2, with the protein MTGTACLVSDKLDILTLLQEQPEDAKYQDISKRYAFIRRIRGDGNCFYRALSYGHLESLLGNKREMEKFKEAVIQSKAELLSAGFDEDIFRNLLSTFVSVIEQTEDQASSLLSNFNDPTTSDIIVHYLRLLASSYLQNRAEFFQHFVEAPNLRDFCVQDVETMGLECDHVQILALSQALGINIQIECMEGADCDLNHHIIPDGSTPSLHLLYKTAHYDILYKGSVCRQSQEGAYR; encoded by the exons ATG acTGGTACAGCGTGTTTGGTCTCAGATAAATTGGATATCTTGACATTATTGCAGGAACAACCAGAAGATGCCAAATACCAG GATATTAGTAAAAGATATGCCTTCATACGAAGAATCCGAGGAGATGGGAACTGTTTTTATCGGGCACTCAGCTATGGACATCTGGAATCTCTACTTGGAAACaaaagagagatggagaa GTTCAAAGAAGCTGTGATACAGAGCAAGGCAGAGCTCTTGTCTGCAGGGTTTGATGAGGACATATTCAGAAATCTGTTGAGCACT tttgtcAGTGTGATTGAGCAGACAGAAGACCAGGCATCCAGCCTGCTTTCAAACTTCAATGATCCAACTACCTCTGACATCATTGTGCACTATCTTCGACTTCTAGCCTCATCATATCTACAGAACCGAGCAGAATTCTTCCAGCACTTTGTTGAAGCACCTAATCTGAGAGATTTCTGTGTTCAG GATGTGGAGACTATGGGACTGGAATGCGATCATGTTCAGATTCTTGCTCTTTCTCAGGCCCTTGGTATAAATATTCAAATTGAATGCATGGAAGGAGCAGACTGCGATCTTAACCATCACATTATACCTGACGGATCAACACCCTCCCTTCACCTACTGTACAAAACAGCACACTATGATATACTTTACAAGGGTTCAGTTTGTCGACAGTCCCAAGAAGGAGCTTATAGGTAA
- the LOC131697589 gene encoding ubiquitin thioesterase OTUB2-like isoform X3 yields MTGTACLVSDKLDILTLLQEQPEDAKYQGRPWTASISKTAQVTEKFKEAVIQSKAELLSAGFDEDIFRNLLSTFVSVIEQTEDQASSLLSNFNDPTTSDIIVHYLRLLASSYLQNRAEFFQHFVEAPNLRDFCVQDVETMGLECDHVQILALSQALGINIQIECMEGADCDLNHHIIPDGSTPSLHLLYKTAHYDILYKGSVCRQSQEGAYR; encoded by the exons ATG acTGGTACAGCGTGTTTGGTCTCAGATAAATTGGATATCTTGACATTATTGCAGGAACAACCAGAAGATGCCAAATACCAG GGTCGTCCCTGGACTGCTTCCATATCCAAGACGGCACAAGTTACTGAAAA GTTCAAAGAAGCTGTGATACAGAGCAAGGCAGAGCTCTTGTCTGCAGGGTTTGATGAGGACATATTCAGAAATCTGTTGAGCACT tttgtcAGTGTGATTGAGCAGACAGAAGACCAGGCATCCAGCCTGCTTTCAAACTTCAATGATCCAACTACCTCTGACATCATTGTGCACTATCTTCGACTTCTAGCCTCATCATATCTACAGAACCGAGCAGAATTCTTCCAGCACTTTGTTGAAGCACCTAATCTGAGAGATTTCTGTGTTCAG GATGTGGAGACTATGGGACTGGAATGCGATCATGTTCAGATTCTTGCTCTTTCTCAGGCCCTTGGTATAAATATTCAAATTGAATGCATGGAAGGAGCAGACTGCGATCTTAACCATCACATTATACCTGACGGATCAACACCCTCCCTTCACCTACTGTACAAAACAGCACACTATGATATACTTTACAAGGGTTCAGTTTGTCGACAGTCCCAAGAAGGAGCTTATAGGTAA